In the genome of Pyrobaculum islandicum DSM 4184, the window TATTTGTATCTAGGACTTTAGTAGAATCCACCCGGTTGGTGTCGCAAAGACATGTAAATCCACTTGGTATGTTATATGGCGGCTATATGTTACAGTGGGTTGTAGACGTCGGCAGTGTAGCGGCTATGAATTTCGCCGAGGGAGATGTGGTACTTGGGTTTTTAGACAGGATGCATTTTGTCACCCCGGTGAGGGCCGGCGATTTATTAACTTTCAGAGGCTGGGTTGTAAACGTCAGACGGAGTAGTATCTCTGTGTTAGTGGAGTCTTATGTAAAGAGAGGGGGCGAGACTAACTTGGCTACAGTAGGTAGAATGATATTTGTAAAACTTGGGCCTGGAGGAGAGCCTGCGCCTGTGGGGAAGAGGGTGATTTGCGACGTGGGATGGGAGGAGTTGTGTAGTTACTTCCAGAGGTGGAGGTCTGATATAGATGCGATAGTTGAAGGGGAAGAGCCCGGCGTAGAGGGAGATTGGCATTTAACAAGTAGCTTCTTAGCAATGCCTGAAGACTCTATCGATGGAGTCTTAATGTACGGCGGGAGACTTCTCTATAGACTAGACGAGTTGGCGTTTATAGAGGCTTTTCAGTTTTACCCAGCTATATATGTGACAGCTAGCGTCAACAGAATTGTCTTTAGAAGGCCTATCTATGTTGGAGATATTGTCTCTGTTAAAACAGGGGTTACTCACGTTGGCTCTACAAGTCTAGAAATTGGCTTTGTAGTAGAGGCGTTTGGCCAGAGGGGCCGACGGAGAGTTGCCGACGGCTACTTTACTTTTGTCAATATGTCCGAGGGGAAGCCAAGCGAAATTAGGGTCCCGCCTAGAGGCGACGAAGCCGCTAGAAGAAGGAAAGAGGAGAGTGTGCAGGAGGCCAGGATGTTGAAGGGGCTTAGACCGCCCGCCGGGGCGGAGCCGTGGCTTCTTCAGCTGGCTAGGAGGTGGTTGAGGAGCTCCTCAAGCTCGTCTTTAAGGGCTGAGGTGTAGTAGAGACGGACAGCCCCTATGGCTGTCGCAACGTCACCACCTTCAGACATAAATCTAACACAAGAGCTTAATGATATATTTTACTTACGACAGCCGTCTGTCCCTAGGCGTCGCCTAGGGACTTTCTCCTCGCCCACGCCTTCGTCAGCAACCAAACTATCTCTAGTGCAGGCTTGTCGAACGCGAAAGCCGCGTGGCGGGATGCCGAGGTCATCCAAGCGCC includes:
- a CDS encoding acyl-CoA thioesterase, with translation MVLISFFFWLVEVFVSRTLVESTRLVSQRHVNPLGMLYGGYMLQWVVDVGSVAAMNFAEGDVVLGFLDRMHFVTPVRAGDLLTFRGWVVNVRRSSISVLVESYVKRGGETNLATVGRMIFVKLGPGGEPAPVGKRVICDVGWEELCSYFQRWRSDIDAIVEGEEPGVEGDWHLTSSFLAMPEDSIDGVLMYGGRLLYRLDELAFIEAFQFYPAIYVTASVNRIVFRRPIYVGDIVSVKTGVTHVGSTSLEIGFVVEAFGQRGRRRVADGYFTFVNMSEGKPSEIRVPPRGDEAARRRKEESVQEARMLKGLRPPAGAEPWLLQLARRWLRSSSSSSLRAEV